In the Oncorhynchus nerka isolate Pitt River linkage group LG6, Oner_Uvic_2.0, whole genome shotgun sequence genome, ttaaataatgcaaaaacaaagtgttggagaagaaagtaaaagtgcaatatgtgccatgtaagaaagctaacgtttgtTCCTTGCTCTGAagatgagaacatatgaaagctggttctgtattttatcgaacgggtggcatccctaagtttaaatattgatgttacattgcacaaccttcaatgttatgtcataagtaaaattctggcaaattaattatggtctttgttaggaagaaatggtcttcacacagttcacaacgagccaggcggcccaaactgctgcatataccctgactctgcttacactgaacgcaagagaagtgacacaatttcaggcaccgcattgattatgtgcactgcaggacaagctagttaaactagtaatatcatcaaccatgtgtagttaactagtgattatgttaagattgattgttttttataagataagtttaatgttagctagcaacttatggctccttgctgcactcgcataacaggtggtcagcctgccatgcagttTCCTCGTGGAGTGTAATATAATCGAccataatcggcatccaaaaatgaCGATTACcgatttgttatgaaaacttgaaatgggCCCtatttaatcggtcgacctctagcccTAATACATACAGCCTTTGGGCCCTAATACACACAGCCATAGGTAGTCCAATAGCATTACTTGACTTATTGCTTCATACTTGGTGAAGTTCAAAAGAATGTGTGTGAGATGAGCCAAGGCTGCAGCATTTTCCACAACCAGAGAAGTGGAAACAAGGCATTAGTGGTCCTTTGTTTATCCCacattattataatattttttttacttttatttaactaggcaaatcagttaagaacaaatcgaTGCTCAGGGCTTCTCCTACTGCTGTCTCAGTCGCTGCTCAGGGCTTCTCCTACTGCTGTCTCAGTCGCTGCTCagggcttctcctgctgctgtctCAGTCGCTGCTCAGGGCTTCTCCTACTGCTGTCTCAGTCGCTGCTCagggcttctcctgctgctgtctCAGTCGCTGCTCAGGGCTTCTCCTACTGCTGGCTCAGTCGCTGCTCagggcttctcctgctgctgtctCAGTCAGGGCTGCTCCAGGGCTTCTCCTACTGCTGGCTCAGTCGCTCAGGGCTCAGCtggcttctcctgctgctgtctCAGTCGCTGCTCagggcttctcctgctgctgtctCAGTCGCTGCTCagggcttctcctgctgctgtctCAGTCGCTGCTCAGGGCTTCTCCTACTGCTGGCTCAGTCGCTGCTCAGGGCTTCTCCTACTGCTGGCTCAGTCGCTGCTcagagcttctcctgctgctgtctCAGTCGCTGCTCAGGGCTTCTCCTACTGCTGTCTCAGTCGCTGCTcagagcttctcctgctgctgtctCAGTCGCTGCTCagggcttctcctgctgctgtctCAGTCGCTGCTCagggcttctcctgctgctgtttCAGTCGCTGCTCagggcttctcctgctgctgtctCAGTCGCTGCTCAGGGCTTCTCCTGCTGCTCTCTGTCGCTGCTCAGGGCTTCTCCTGCTGCTCTCTCAGTCGCTGCTCAGGGCTTCTCCTACTGCTGTCTCAGTCGCTGCTCAGGGCTTCTCCTACTGCTGTCTCAGTCGCTGCTcagagcttctcctgctgctgtctCAGTCGCTGCTCAGGGCTTCTCCTACTGCTGTCTCAGTCGCTGCTCAGAGCTTCTCCTACTGCTGTCTCAGTCGCTGCTCagggcttctcctgctgctgtctCAGTCGCTGCTCagggcttctcctgctgctgtctCAGTCGCTGCTCAGGGCTTCTCCTGCTGCTCTCTCAGTCGCTGCTCAGGGCTTCTCCTACTGCTGTCTCAGTCGCTGCTCAGGGCTTCTCCTGCTGCTCTCTGTCGCTGCTCAGGGCTTCTCCTACTGCTGTCTCAGTCGCTGCTCagggcttctcctgctgctgtctCAGTCGCTGCTCAGGGCTTCTCCTGCTGCTCTCTCAGTCGCTGCTCAGGGCTTCTCCTACTGCTGTCTCAGTCGCTGCTCAGGGCTTCTCCTACTGCTGTCTCAGTCGCTGCTCagggcttctcctgctgctgtctCAGTCGCTGCTCagggcttctcctgctgctgtctCAGTCGCTGCTCagggcttctcctgctgctgtctCAGTCGCTGCTCagggcttctcctgctgctgtctCAGTCGCTGCTCAGGGCTTCTCCTACTGCTGTCTCAGTCGCTGCTCAGGGCTTCTCCTACTGCTGTCTCAGTCGCTGCTCAGGGCTTCTCCTACTGCTGTCTCAGTCGCTGCTCagggcttctcctgctgctgtctCAGTCGCTGCTCAGGGCTTCTCCTGCTGCTCTCTCAGTCGCTGCTCAGGGCTTCTCCTACTGCTGTCTCAGTCGCTGCTCAGGGCTTCTCCTCGCTGCTGTCTCAGTGCGCTGCTGCTCAGGGCTTCTCCTACTGCTGTCTCAGTCGCTGCTCAGGGCTTCTCCTACTGCTGTCTCAGTCGCTGCTCAGGGCTTCTCCTACTGCTGTCTCAGTCGCTGCTCAGGGCTTCTCCTACTGCTGTCTCAGTCGCTGCTCAGGGCTTCTCCTACTGCTGTCTCAGTCGCTGCTCAGGGCTTCTCCTACTGCTGTCTCAGTCGCTGCTCAGGGCTTCTCCTGCTGCTCTCTCAGTCGCTGCTCAGGGCTTCTCCTACTGCTGGCTCAGTCGCTGCTCAGGGCTTCTCCTActgctgtctcagtcaggatttgCATCATTCAAATGATCATCTCACTCTCTTCAAATGAATGTCAACCCTGTACTGCTGTTGCTGTCTAGTCTGGGTTCTTCTGTGGTGAAGGAGGAGCTTGGCTTGTTTACCAGAATCAAATTAACAGGATTGGATTACCTCAATGTTTGTAATGGCAGACTGCTAATTCCAAGTGAGTCCATCTTCATTTAATTTCCCCTCTGTACACCACCATGTTCATCTGGACATGAagcttgtgtgtgtttgccaagttcagggtgtttacattttttttaaagtttgaACTATTATGCGTTTGTTTTAGCTGTACCATTTTGTACAGTATTGTCCGATACAAACGGGCACCATATTGTATTCCTGGTAGCTACTTTAGCAGCTGATCTGTGGATTAACAACCCAAAGCAGCAAGGCCTTGTTCTCTCTACCACATTATTAACCAGTCTGTATGAGCCCCAGGTGGTTATCACTACTACAACATTAAATAAATAATCTGCCCAGGCATGGACCCCTAAGCTGCTTTGGGCTGGTGGCTAGGGCTCAGGACTGAGTCGTaagtggcaccctgttccctttatgatgcactacttttgaccagaaccctatggttGTAGTGGAttacatagtgaatagggtgccatttgggctagAGACTGGATGGCTGCTGCTGGGGCCTAAACTTCTTTGGGGGGGCTTAGGGTGCATGTGATCCATCATGGACCTTCTGCTTCTAAAAACATTTACTGAGATGTATGGAGAATTCTGGGAATCTGTGGGGGTTGAGTCTAGAAGTAACCCGGCTGTGCAAGGAACAAGCCAAGAAATGGGACACTAGCTAAGGTGAACAAAAGTGTCCAATGTCCATGCATGAGCGCTTTGTTTTGTGTGCAGATGATGGCGTGCCCACCAGTATTTATATTTAGCTCTAtgtataaaaacaacaacaaatggtCCATTTACCAAAAGATCTGCCCTTAGTCACTCAGCACTTTTAACTGTAGTTCTGTGTATCAAATGATCTGACTGTTAAACAACTGGCCTAGGTAACTAGGCCCACTACTTAGCATCGGCCACCGctggtcagctctccaattactAGACCGAAACTGTTCCAGGATCAAGTTCTGACTTTAGAGACCTGACTGACTGCTGAAACATCTGTAGTGAGAGACCTGACTGACTACTGTCTTCATTGTTGCTGGTCCCAGTGGGATAGAGGGCTTGTCTTTTGTGTTTGTCCAATGGGAAGATTAGCCCAAGTTGATTACTCAAAAACCAGTTGGCACAGCCAGGCctcttttgtgtgtgttttggcgGCTCAAAGCATTCCCCCATGTGACCCGGATCAAACGTCCTAACGAACTTGGCAGTTTGCACTGCACTTTTTTCAAGGAGAGGAACTTAAACACTCACTTCTACTTGGCTTTACTTCACATGTACTCAAACAGTTAAAGCAATGCAAGACGATCAGGCCCAGCGCTGGTGTTCAAGACGATCAGGCCCAGCGCTGGTGTTCAAGACGATCAGGCCCAGCGCTGGTGTTCAAGACGATCAGGCCCAGCGCTGGTGTCAGTTGAGATCATCACCTTATTGTGTAGTAAACTAGGCACATTGTCTACAGTAGGATAGACATGCTGTAGATGTGCCTATTTCAGACAACTCATGCAGTAGAAGGTAATGCATAGTGATTGCTGggagaggacagtacagtagagccctCATTAGGAGATGGGGTCATACACAGGCCACAGTGCTGCTGATATTGCTACTGTGGAAGGAAGAGGTAATACTGCCAGGTGTGGGCTGAGCACAAACCGCACGGCTGTGGACTGTGGTTATTGCCCGGGAATCCGGGATAGGCTAGAATGGGTTGATGGAGTGGTGACCTTCTAGGATTGGATAAAAGGATGGTTTAGCCTTATGGCAATGCCTTATGTATGTAACAAAGATGCTGTATGTTGAAACAAGTGGAGTCTATTTCTAATATTAGGTGATTAGTGGTATGAAGGATAACGAGTTTGTGTGTGGTTGGTTGTTCCACCAATGCTTAAGACTAGAAGACAGGCCTCCTGCAAACATTCCCACATAGTACAAGTTATTAAATGCGTAACTCGCAAGCCAGAGAACCATTAATGCTGTTTTCTTATCCCACTGTTCTGCTGTTCGCTTGACTGCAGTCTGGATGAACAGGCTTTGAGGCTTTGCAAAATGTAAATTGCCactttttctctttctgtctttctcatcCTCTTCCTTTCATTGCTGCTTGCCTCATTATCCACcacatctctcctttctcctccctactctctctctctctctatctatcgcttttaaatatatatttaaaaaaaaaaaaattctctccctcgtctctctgCAGGTTGTATGTCTCCCCTAAGAAGCAGGTAGTTGCTGAGCCCAGACCTGAGTCTCCTCTGAAGTGGTGTCGGAAGGTTCTGGACCACCCCAGCCCAGAGACGGAGGTGGCCTGTCGCACCCTGCTCAACCGTCTCGACCAGAGTACACACCTACCTAGTAACCTTGATAATAACCTTATAATGATCATATACCAACTCTAAAGTAACTATACTATAGTAACCACAGTCACCTTATACTAACCATGTAATAACCATGTACAATAACCGTATAGTAATCCTATAATAACCATATACAACCTTTTGATAACCTTACATTAACATAATAACCCTGTAGGAACCCTTCTACAATAACATTGCTTCCTCCTTGTGCCCAGTAACCCTATACCAACAGTACCGGTGCAAAGTAACTCTCCTGTCCAACACCCAATAACCTCATAACAAGCAATAAACCAATAAAACAAGATGAGCTTGCCACTGAGCAACAGTGAATGCAGTCATAACACATTACCTGAGGCAATAACCAGTACAGCCTCCTATCCAATAACATAATGTTATGACTATAACTattgttccctgaaggagggaaacaaGGTACAACATACTATAGGGAGTCTCACTCCAGCGGCTTCAGTTGAAGGATCTACAAACATGCCTGACATGGCCAATGAAATCTGCGCCTCTCTGGAAGCCCCCTGTTCCGCAGGTTATAAGTGTGAGGCTTGGATTCAGTCCTTGATTTCTATACCACTGTTCACCGAGCCCAGGAACGGGCGGTGTGGGGCCAAACGGTTGTACCTAGTTTCCcgtccttcagggaacagtagttatattcATAACGTTATGTTCCCTTTGTCAGACATCTTTGGTACAACATACTATGGGGAAAATATAATCACACCCCAACATTATGGCGAGATCACAAGACAATTTTCTGCTGATAATGACTTCACAAAAGTTTTGTCAATCATGATAAATTCTATAAATAGGAGTGGACATATTGATTGATTGAAATCAGCTTTTATTGCTGGGGGTTTGATATGGCCCAGGCCTATACACTAGCACACGGATACTTACAGCAGATGTGCTCTTATTAAAGGTCATTGTAGAGTCTTACTGCCTCCGAGGCACTATGACACTACTGTCAACCGATCATCAATATGTCCACACCTACTGTATGTATAGAGTTTCTCTCAATCTCCACAAAACAACTTGTCGTGATTATGAGAAAATGTATGATCTTGGCATAACGAGGGAATGTTTTTATTCACGCGTCTTCTCTGGACCTCATTTTTGTGAGTGCAGATTTATTCGCATCATGGTTGCGCCGTTACTACAGTGAAAAGGCTTCTAGCCCAACCAGGTCAAAAAGGTCTGACCCCATATTACCGCCGCAACGTTTTAATCTTCCTATAGCGGATCACCGGGACCGCATTTAACGTTCATAAACCATAAACCATGTCCTGGGCCATTCTAAAAGTACTTGCGTGCAGTTAACTATTTGTTTTCACTTcgttcagtcatgttacctcgttagctagctaacaacctggttACTTTGCTAGTATACGCAAACATCTGGGAGAAAGGGGATCCATGAACAAACCTGACGTTTTTAGAGACAGTGTACATTTGTCAATGTAATGCATCTCAATAGGGAAATTGTGATTTTACACAATGTAGAAACCTAATAATCTACAAAATGACTTTGTAATTTCAATGACATGTATTCCTATGGACACGTTTTGCTTTTATAATAAACTGTCTTAAGtgttacatgttattttctaatgCACGTGTGCTTCAAAAGTATCTAGATTCTATATAGGCCCCATTTATATGCTGCTTCTCAATCCCCCAAAATGTTATCTGGTGCTCCTAACCTAGAGAATCCCGGCAACTCCGCCACCACCAGTAGTTTACCAGTGTTAGATCCAGCAGCACACCCCCATTCATGATTTATTTATCCGGTGTGCGTCTGGTACTTCTGGCAGCTACTGAACAACCAAGCCATTCACACCTGACCAGGGCCTGGCTCAATGACCACGTGATGTCATGGTGTAGAGGCTGGCTGTTGGGTTGGATTACCTTGCCCTGTGACGGATAGCTGTGTTCTGGTGCAAATACCTCTGTCAGGCCATGAAACTACCCACTTTAGAAGTGAAACGTTGACATGCACACCACCGTGCTGCTCATGGTGTGGTACAGGAGAATACAGCCCCAAAGTTGACTTAATTGTAGAAAAGATCAAAGAGAACTCCTGCGCTCAATGTATTACATCAGCTACCCACTGGCACAGGCAGCCGGCAAATATAGGAAATCATTCACTAGGCTATAACCTACCCCATagatatgagttatgttatataAGAGTTTCACCCTGCCACACTTGATGTAGCCAATGGCAAACAATACTGCTTCCTGGAGGAAGTCAATTAAAAATATAGGAACCAGTACCTTAGGAATAATGACCTACCATAGCCTCATTGCTACCTCTAGATCACCCTTCTAGGCTACAAGAACAGTTTCACCCTCCCAAACTTGTGTTTTGGCCCATTGGCTCCAGCAATGAGTCGGAATGAAGGTAGTGGCCAACAATGAAGCTGTGTGAAGTTGGTAAATAATATAGACACCATTGTTAGCTCTTCATAAGTATTGCTATGGGACAGTAAGTTCTATAACTCTTTTTGTGCAGGTACAGACATGGTCCCACCTTAAGCTCTTGGAAACATCATCTGTCCTACTAAATACAAAATCAATGCCTTTAGTTTCGACTCGCTCTTTTGCAACAGTTTTTAAAATGAACCAGCCACGGCCGACCATTTTGAAACGATGATGAAAGTTGTAATTTCTCTTTTGATCAGGAATTATTTTAAAAGTTTTTGTACACTTCAGAATCAGTACCTAAAGAACTGGTAAAGGAATCCTGAGCGCACACTTCCACCCGACTGTGTTTTATTTGTCTACAAGGTCACGATACAGGTTGCCTTTTAAACGGTGCCCTGACTCCTGTTTATGtaactgtgtgtgtcctctcctgtctcctcctgtgtgcCTTTAGCGTCTCGCTGGAGGAACATCTACAGCAGCTCTGGTCAGACGGGGGAGGCTGGCTCCTCTGGCTCTGGCCTCCTCTCTCCTGGGTACCACAACAAATCCACTAACAAAATCCTACTAACCAGTGGTGGCTCAGGTACGCATGATATTAATACACCACGTGCTGCTTTACTTtcagctactctctctctccagtgtgttTAACAGTGTTGGTGGAACTCAAGATTAAAGTAGTATCAGATTAAAAATAACTTAAgttcttagaccgctgtgccactcgggagggtagtctaaggcactgcagcacttgaggcgtcactacagacccgggttcaatagCAGCCGACCTCAACTGGGACCTACCTccgggtaggggagggtttggtcggccagggatgtccttgtcccattgcgctctagcgactcctgtggcgggacgGGTGCATgaacgctgacacggtcgccagttgtactgtgtttcctccgacacattggtgtggctggcttccgggttaagtgagcagtgtgtaaagaagcagtgtggcttggcgaGGTCGTGTTGCGGAGGAtccacggctctcgaccttcatctctcccgagtccgtacgggagttgcagtgacgggacaagactgtaatggacacattcaagggtttttctttatttttactaccgTCAAAATTGGATACCactaaattggggagaaaaaggaagacattaaaaaaaataacaatggAATATTAGTACCCGTCATGTATTTTAGGAAGGCTTTTCTAGCAGTTTGAAGGATTCCTCAACCATTCTGTGGAAGGCTTGTCTAGCAGTCTGAAGGAGTTTTccttcttttccttcactctgcggtgattgtggaggccaggtcatttgatgcagcactccatcactctccttggcaaaatagcccttacacagcctgtaggtgtgtttTGAATCATTGTCCtgtggaaaaacaaatgatagtcccactaagcgcaaaccaaatgggatggtgtatcgctgcagaatgctgtggcagccatgaaggagagtgatgtagtgctgcatcagatgactttgcctccacaatcacccaacctcaacccaattgagatgagttggaccgcagagtgaaggaaaagcagccaacaagtgctcagcatatgtgggaacattccaggtgaagctggttgagagaatgtgttgtcttcaaggtaaagggtggctactttaaagaatctaaaatatatattttgatatgtttaagaCACACCCAAGCAATTTTGGAACTTTTCATGTTGAAACACAATATTCCATGTATAAATCGAGTCATCTGGACACCAGGACCAGCTTTTGAGATGTtccttttgttaagtaaatcaggtgATGAATGAGCTGAAAGGGAGACTGGAGTAGGACTTTAAAGTAACAGGTTTGTAACAAGTGTTTTGTTTTAAATGTTTGTTTATAATGTTTGCTGTTTTTTCTGGAAAGTTTTCAACGGGTTGTTCTCCTCAACATTGATGATAATTTCACAACTAATGGCATTTACAGGCATGTTTTGCAGAGTGGTGTGGATATCAAATACTTTGGCCCTTAGCGATACTGGGAAAACAAACGTTTTATCTTCTCAAGGTGTGGGTGGCGCTATGTAAACCAACACAATGCTTATGTTATGAACACAGACTGTAAATAACACTCTTTGCATGAAGTATGTAAATGCTTTGCTTGCTGGTGACCCCTCCTAATCCCATCTGTTATATAACCAAACACCCTGGATTATGTTGCCTCTTTTTCAGTTTGAATGAAGGGTGGCTGGTTGTGTGTGTCAGACGATGGCCTTGCTGATGCCTAGTAGAAACATCATGCTTTTAGCTGTCCTCAGCGCTGTCTATACGAATACAGTAGGACAGACAGGGAAGTCTAAATATCTCTTCTCATAATGCAGGCCTGGTCCAGAAACAATTTCCTAGCTCTATAGTGTTCTCAGGTCTACATACACGGAGATTATTACTGGACCAGTCTCtgattagactaataaagagaatTGACTACTGTATGGATAATGTATAGTTGCATGTCCTTGGTTTTCAGGTTGTATTATAGTCCTTATTTTTATCCCTCAAGGGGCTGTTGTGGATTATATCTAAATCATGGTGTTACTGTTTTTCCAGGCTACATGAGTATGTACTCTGCTCTGAGTTCCCAGTCGTCTGTAGACAGTGAGCTGAGTACCTCAGACGACTCCATCACCATGGGTTACAAGCTACAGGACCTCACTGATGTCCAGATCATGGCCCGCCTACAGGAAGAGAGTGAGTGGTGTTGTATAGAATAAGGACTGGTGATAATGTATTTCAGGAAGAGGGTGAATGGTGTGTAGAATACTCTTAAGTCTCTAAAGGGTTACATTGTGCTTGTCAATATGCCACAGATAACTGATAAAGAAGAAGACCGTGAATATGCTCACTCTGTGGTAGTGTGTGCTTAGGGCAGGACTGTGTTTGTAatgtgtgggtgtgcatgtcTTTCAAAGTTATTGTCCATGTAGATGCTAACTACACAAGCCCGTAGACGCTTGTTCTTTCATGTGTATGTCTGTGGCAGCGTCCaggctctgtaactctctcccctctcaggtCTGAGACAGGACtatgcctccagctctgcctcagTGTCTCGTCGTAgttcctctgcctccctccagtcTCTACGTCGGGGTGGAACCTACAGCGACCAGGAGTTTGATACCTACAgcttggaggatgaggaggatgagtgTTGCTCTCTGCCCCAGCGACGCCTCCgctactccccctctcccctgggcTCGCCCCGCTGCCTCTCCCCCTCACCAGGCTCCCAGGGCCAGGCAGAGTACAGCAGGCTGGGGGCCCCCCGGCAACGCGCTCCACGTCGATCGCTACAGGGACCCGGGCCCGAGCTGCTAAAGTTCGCCAAGACCGAGGGTAGGTGGAGACCGGAGAGAAGTGTTCATGCATCACACACTAACCCGAAAACAAAGCAGTATCAGTACACAGTCAGAACTACATGGAATTGTCAGTCAGATGTACTCTGTATCGTTTGAAGACATGACTTATAAATCGATTAGTTCTATAGAACACAGTTTCAGTTCAGTCTTTCTCCAACTCAAACCGTGTGTGTGGTTCCAGAAGAGGTGAGGCACAGCATGCCTAACCTGGCCCCCCGCACCAGCCTGCGTTCCCTGGAGGCGGTCAGGAACAGCCGCAGCATGGAGGCTAACCTCCAGAGCTCTGGCAACCGCATATCTCACCTGCCCCACTCCCCTTCCTCAGGTAACCCTCACCTGGCCTGTACACCTGCCCCTTCCTCAGGTAACCCTCACCTGGCCTGTACACCTGCCCCTTCCTCAGGTAACCCTCACCTGGCCTGTACACCTGCCCCTTCCTCAGGTTACCCTCACCTGGCCTGTACACCTGCCCCTTCCTCAGGTAACCCTCACCTGGCCTGTACACCTGCCCCTTCCTCAGGTTACCCTCACCTGGCCTGTACACCTGCCCCTTCCTCAGGTAACCCTCACCTGGCCTGTACACCTGCCCCTTCCTCAGGTAACCCTCACCTGGCCTGTACACCTGCCCCTTCCTCAGGTAACCCTCACCTGGCTTGTACACCTGCCCCTTCCTCAGGTTACCCTCACCTGGCCTGTACACCTGGCCTGTACACCTGCCCCTTCCTCAGGTTACCCTCACCTGGCCTGTACACCTGCCCCTTCCTCAGGTAACCCTCATCTGGCCTGTAAACCTGCCCCACTCTCTCAAGTAGAACTTGATACTGCGTACCCTATCCTGAGGGAGCCTCTCACatgtcccctactcccctcagGTAACCCTTACTGGTACCTCGCCTGTCTCACAACTACCCCCCCCCTAAAATCACTAATATTCCTCTGGGTACAGGCATCTAGTCTACAACTCTTTTCTGCCACAAATCCTGATGTCATGTATACAGAGAATGTGCTCTTCTCTCTCATTACCTGAATTGTACTGTCATCAGAGCATTGGCATATGAACATGAAATAAGTGAGAAGACTACATGTGTACTACAGTGTGGATGGCACTCTACTAAACCCATCTCATCATGCCCATCACCCCCTCCCCAGGTATGTCATCTAGTCGGATGCGAGGCAGTGGCCAGTCCCCTCTGTCCATGCGGGTCCCTGTCAAAGCCATGGGCTCCATGCCAGGGGCCCGCCAGCCCTCCAGGGTCCTGCCTGTAGTCCAGAGTGGACCCAATGGAGGAGTACGGAGGGTCCAGTCCCCAGGGCCTGCCAATGGAGGAGCCTACCCAGCTGGGAGAGCCTCTACTGGGGGTGGGAGGCAAGCAGCAGCCCCATCCTCCAGGGGAAGACTGGCCCAGACACCTAGAAGGTGATTGATTATTTAGAAATACACATTCAGCATTATGACTTGGGATGATTACTTTTCATAAAGTGAGTTGATAGGAGTGTGATTTTTTTCAGTACAGTCACTCCGTTGGTTAAACGTGATTACTTCTTATCAGTGGCGGCCACAAACCGTTAGAATGACACTCTTACAGCTATCAAGACTCATGTCATTGTTGTCTTTGTTTG is a window encoding:
- the zgc:66447 gene encoding SLAIN motif-containing protein-like isoform X6, which produces MVVPDSAGEVQPAGNDCTGGLMKTSQQSYEEEQELAGVELEEVRKLQELIRRLEVQNQTLRNRGDSKNLHLRGATTANSNLTTSTNINERISSSEEVTNTNSPLRLGSSGSCGMELGSSSDLELSPPQDSSSSEDISPLPAANRIEDADGGLCAGFLTLPCGNGPGPAPTQGLSTTPESPSLDSYESETLAESDSGVDPLALDEVDVLDLWEDLAEVDDEDSWLYVSPKKQVVAEPRPESPLKWCRKVLDHPSPETEVACRTLLNRLDQSTHLPSYMSMYSALSSQSSVDSELSTSDDSITMGYKLQDLTDVQIMARLQEESLRQDYASSSASVSRRSSSASLQSLRRGGTYSDQEFDTYSLEDEEDECCSLPQRRLRYSPSPLGSPRCLSPSPGSQGQAEYSRLGAPRQRAPRRSLQGPGPELLKFAKTEEEVRHSMPNLAPRTSLRSLEAVRNSRSMEANLQSSGNRISHLPHSPSSGNPHLACTPAPSSGNPHLACTPAPSSGNPHLACTPAPSSGYPHLACTPAPSSGNPHLACTPAPSSGYPHLACTPAPSSGNPHLACTPAPSSGNPHLACTPAPSSGNPHLACTPAPSSGYPHLACTPGLYTCPFLRLPSPGLYTCPFLR
- the zgc:66447 gene encoding SLAIN motif-containing protein-like isoform X2 is translated as MVVPDSAGEVQPAGNDCTGGLMKTSQQSYEEEQELAGVELEEVRKLQELIRRLEVQNQTLRNRGDSKNLHLRGATTANSNLTTSTNINERISSSEEVTNTNSPLRLGSSGSCGMELGSSSDLELSPPQDSSSSEDISPLPAANRIEDADGGLCAGFLTLPCGNGPGPAPTQGLSTTPESPSLDSYESETLAESDSGVDPLALDEVDVLDLWEDLAEVDDEDSWLYVSPKKQVVAEPRPESPLKWCRKVLDHPSPETEVACRTLLNRLDQSTHLPTSRWRNIYSSSGQTGEAGSSGSGLLSPGYHNKSTNKILLTSGGSGYMSMYSALSSQSSVDSELSTSDDSITMGYKLQDLTDVQIMARLQEESLRQDYASSSASVSRRSSSASLQSLRRGGTYSDQEFDTYSLEDEEDECCSLPQRRLRYSPSPLGSPRCLSPSPGSQGQAEYSRLGAPRQRAPRRSLQGPGPELLKFAKTEEVRHSMPNLAPRTSLRSLEAVRNSRSMEANLQSSGNRISHLPHSPSSGNPHLACTPAPSSGNPHLACTPAPSSGNPHLACTPAPSSGYPHLACTPAPSSGNPHLACTPAPSSGYPHLACTPAPSSGNPHLACTPAPSSGNPHLACTPAPSSGNPHLACTPAPSSGYPHLACTPGLYTCPFLRLPSPGLYTCPFLR
- the zgc:66447 gene encoding SLAIN motif-containing protein-like isoform X4, with the protein product MVVPDSAGEVQPAGNDCTGGLMKTSQQSYEEEQELAGVELEEVRKLQELIRRLEVQNQTLRNRGDSKNLHLRGATTANSNLTTSTNINERISSSEEVTNTNSPLRLGSSGSCGMELGSSSDLELSPPQDSSSSEDISPLPAANRIEDADGGLCAGFLTLPCGNGPGPAPTQGLSTTPESPSLDSYESETLAESDSGVDPLALDEVDVLDLWEDLAEVDDEDSWLYVSPKKQVVAEPRPESPLKWCRKVLDHPSPETEVACRTLLNRLDQSTHLPTSRWRNIYSSSGQTGEAGSSGSGLLSPGYHNKSTNKILLTSGGSGYMSMYSALSSQSSVDSELSTSDDSITMGYKLQDLTDVQIMARLQEESLRQDYASSSASVSRRSSSASLQSLRRGGTYSDQEFDTYSLEDEEDECCSLPQRRLRYSPSPLGSPRCLSPSPGSQGQAEYSRLGAPRQRAPRRSLQGPGPELLKFAKTEEEVRHSMPNLAPRTSLRSLEAVRNSRSMEANLQSSGNRISHLPHSPSSGMSSSRMRGSGQSPLSMRVPVKAMGSMPGARQPSRVLPVVQSGPNGGVRRVQSPGPANGGAYPAGRASTGGGRQAAAPSSRGRLAQTPRRSMGMTRTNGPISNESWRDGCY
- the zgc:66447 gene encoding SLAIN motif-containing protein-like isoform X1, which gives rise to MVVPDSAGEVQPAGNDCTGGLMKTSQQSYEEEQELAGVELEEVRKLQELIRRLEVQNQTLRNRGDSKNLHLRGATTANSNLTTSTNINERISSSEEVTNTNSPLRLGSSGSCGMELGSSSDLELSPPQDSSSSEDISPLPAANRIEDADGGLCAGFLTLPCGNGPGPAPTQGLSTTPESPSLDSYESETLAESDSGVDPLALDEVDVLDLWEDLAEVDDEDSWLYVSPKKQVVAEPRPESPLKWCRKVLDHPSPETEVACRTLLNRLDQSTHLPTSRWRNIYSSSGQTGEAGSSGSGLLSPGYHNKSTNKILLTSGGSGYMSMYSALSSQSSVDSELSTSDDSITMGYKLQDLTDVQIMARLQEESLRQDYASSSASVSRRSSSASLQSLRRGGTYSDQEFDTYSLEDEEDECCSLPQRRLRYSPSPLGSPRCLSPSPGSQGQAEYSRLGAPRQRAPRRSLQGPGPELLKFAKTEEEVRHSMPNLAPRTSLRSLEAVRNSRSMEANLQSSGNRISHLPHSPSSGNPHLACTPAPSSGNPHLACTPAPSSGNPHLACTPAPSSGYPHLACTPAPSSGNPHLACTPAPSSGYPHLACTPAPSSGNPHLACTPAPSSGNPHLACTPAPSSGNPHLACTPAPSSGYPHLACTPGLYTCPFLRLPSPGLYTCPFLR